A region from the Wansuia hejianensis genome encodes:
- a CDS encoding uroporphyrinogen decarboxylase family protein → MSLTSRERILMALNHEETDRVPIDLGSSRSTGINAIAYNKLKKHLGITSDTILFDVKQLLAEADYELLKRIGSDVVILPRLVPSIGIPIDEYKRGELPMDGGSCLLAKAYNPVQREDGSLGIYDGEGHLLAIRPKQGIFFDEVYNPLEDVEDEAGVDEKLKLPEITDYEMEYLRKKAKKIYETTDFAISGATSFSLFERGFKDWGYENYLYLLYAEPELMEYYLDKLTDAYMIMMERYLDAVGDYVQIVQNNDDFGSQKAMLISPDTYRKFFKPRHARINEAIKRKRPDMHISLHCCGSIYPIIGDLIESGFDILNPIQKECANMDPATIKKEFGDRVTIWGGACSTQTTMTHGTVEDIVREAKEMIRIYAPGGGFVFSQIHNLLADISPEKILALFDTAKKYGVPEFYHRQ, encoded by the coding sequence ATGTCGCTGACATCGCGGGAACGCATTTTAATGGCATTGAATCACGAAGAGACAGACCGGGTACCGATTGATCTGGGCTCCTCGCGTTCAACGGGCATTAATGCGATTGCCTACAACAAATTAAAAAAACATCTGGGGATTACCTCGGACACAATACTATTTGACGTAAAACAGCTTCTGGCAGAAGCGGACTATGAGCTTCTGAAGAGGATCGGAAGTGACGTCGTCATACTTCCCAGGCTGGTACCATCTATCGGGATTCCGATTGATGAGTATAAGCGGGGAGAGCTTCCCATGGACGGCGGCTCCTGTCTGCTGGCCAAGGCTTATAACCCGGTACAGCGGGAAGACGGATCTCTCGGCATCTATGACGGAGAAGGCCACTTGCTGGCGATCCGTCCGAAACAGGGGATTTTCTTCGACGAAGTGTATAATCCGCTGGAGGATGTAGAGGATGAGGCAGGCGTTGATGAGAAGTTGAAACTTCCGGAGATCACAGATTATGAAATGGAATATCTGAGGAAGAAAGCGAAGAAAATCTACGAAACCACAGATTTCGCCATATCAGGAGCCACCAGCTTCAGTCTGTTTGAAAGAGGCTTTAAGGATTGGGGATATGAGAATTATCTCTATCTGCTCTATGCAGAGCCGGAGCTGATGGAATACTACCTGGATAAGCTTACAGACGCTTATATGATAATGATGGAGAGATATCTCGATGCTGTGGGAGATTATGTACAAATCGTTCAGAATAACGATGATTTCGGTTCCCAGAAGGCGATGCTGATCTCACCGGATACATACAGGAAATTCTTTAAGCCGAGACATGCTAGGATTAATGAGGCAATTAAACGGAAAAGGCCGGATATGCATATTTCGCTGCATTGCTGCGGCAGTATCTATCCGATTATCGGCGATCTGATTGAGTCAGGATTTGATATACTCAATCCAATCCAGAAAGAGTGCGCCAACATGGATCCGGCCACGATCAAGAAAGAATTCGGGGACAGAGTGACCATCTGGGGTGGTGCCTGCAGCACACAGACGACGATGACTCACGGGACGGTAGAGGATATTGTCCGGGAGGCGAAAGAAATGATACGTATCTATGCGCCGGGAGGCGGATTTGTATTTTCTCAGATCCATAATCTTCTGGCCGATATTTCTCCGGAAAAAATCCTGGCGCTCTTTGACACGGCTAAAAAATATGGCGTGCCGGAATTTTATCACAGACAGTAA